The window ATGAACTAATAAGGGAACTCGGAGAAAAAGGAATCATAATAAAAACAAGAAGCAAGCCCGGGGCTGCAGAAGAGGCGCCGGGCGCATATAAAGATGTTGACAAGGTCGTAGAGATTATGCACATGGCAGGGGTCAATAAAAAGGTGGCAAAGGTCAGACCAATGGTGTGCGTGAAAGGATAGTAGGGGTTGACATAAAGACTGTATCTGATATTATCCAGTTGATGAAAATAATTGCCATAATCCCTGCAAGATTTGCGTCAACAAGGCTTGAAGGCAAGGCGCTCCTTAATATTGCAGGCAAACCAATGCTCCAGCATGTTTATGAAAGGACAAAAAAGGCAAGTCTTGTCCATGATGTGATTGTAGCAACAGATGACAAAAGGATTTTTGATGCAGTCAGAGGTTTTAACGGTAAGGCTGTTATGACATCTACTAACCACAGGACAGGGACAGACAGAATAGCAGAGGCTGCAAATAATATAGATGCGGATATAATCGTTAATGTTCAGGGGGATGAGCCGTTGATTGAGCCAGATATGATAGATGAGGCGATAAGACCAATGCTTGATGACCCTGCGATTCTGATTTCAACATTAAAGACAAGGATTGACGATAAGAACGAGGCTTTAGACCCGAATGTTGTAAAGGTTGTAACGGATAAAAACGGCTTTGCGCTTTATTTCTCGAGATTGCCGATACCGTATGTGAGAAGCAGGGGTCAGGGGTCAGGGGTCAGGGGTCAAAAAGAACAGGGGCAAG is drawn from Deltaproteobacteria bacterium and contains these coding sequences:
- the kdsB gene encoding 3-deoxy-manno-octulosonate cytidylyltransferase; its protein translation is MKIIAIIPARFASTRLEGKALLNIAGKPMLQHVYERTKKASLVHDVIVATDDKRIFDAVRGFNGKAVMTSTNHRTGTDRIAEAANNIDADIIVNVQGDEPLIEPDMIDEAIRPMLDDPAILISTLKTRIDDKNEALDPNVVKVVTDKNGFALYFSRLPIPYVRSRGQGSGVRGQKEQGQGARGKGQEHYKHIGLYVYRKDFLLKFAKMKPTPLEEAEKLEQLRALENGYKIKVVETRYNSIGVDTKEDLERVRGVFIRKT